The Cucumis melo cultivar AY chromosome 5, USDA_Cmelo_AY_1.0, whole genome shotgun sequence genome has a segment encoding these proteins:
- the LOC103491643 gene encoding receptor-like cytosolic serine/threonine-protein kinase RBK2, translating into MKEKVNSFSPTGVLEDYFRSSGPESTSSELAKPAGSFWRGIFKILRSKSRKPVSKLHPQSVLKLSKRLSNSMRETLHLHFGFDSDDCNFNSPWKNFTLRELEAATNCFSPENVIGKGGYAEVYRGCLKSGQVVAIKRLTRGSFDENVGDFLLELGIMAHLNHPNTAKLIGYGIQGGMHLVLEFFPHGSLASTLHGLKEKLEWNIRYKIAIGIAEGLRYLHEGCQRRIIHRDIKAANILLTQDFEPQICDFGLAKWLPKQWTHHIVSKFEGTFGYLPPEYLSHGIVDEKTDVFAFGVVLLELVTGRRALDYSQQSLVLWAKPLLKKNNVRELVDPFTINYNSRQMNLVLLAASLCIQQSSIRRPCMSQVVQILTGDLSCMRGTRKIQIPFLRRAFREELFRAEQPRLRDILMEHP; encoded by the exons ATGAAGGAGAAGGTAAATTCGTTTTCACCCACCGGAGTTCTAGAAGACTACTTTAGGAGCTCAGGACCCGAATCAACTTCTTCTGAGTTGGCCAAACCAGCAGGTTCCTTTTGGCGTGGAATATTCAAAATATTGAGGTCGAAATCCAGGAAGCCTGTAAGTAAATTGCATCCTCAGAGTGTGCTAAAGCTATCCAAAAGATTGAGCAACAGTATGAGAGAGACTCTGCATCTTCACTTTGGGTTTGATTCCGATGACTGCAACTTTAACTCGCCATGGAAGAATTTCACTCTGCGAGAACTCGAGGCTGCGACCAATTGTTTCAGCCCCG AAAATGTGATTGGAAAAGGGGGTTATGCTGAGGTTTACAGGGGATGTTTGAAGAGCGGACAAGTTGTGGCCATAAAGAGACTGACTAGAGGAAGTTTTGATGAGAATGTTGGTGATTTCTTACTTGAACTTGGAATAATGGCCCATCTCAACCATCCCAATACCGCCAAGTTAATTGGCTATGGAATCCAAGGTGGAATGCATTTAGTTCTCGAATTTTTTCCTCATGGGAGTTTAGCTTCTACGCTTCATG GTTTAAAGGAGAAGCTGGAATGGAACATTCGGTATAAAATAGCCATTGGAATCGCAGAGGGTTTAAGATATCTACATGAAGGATGTCAAAGAAGAATTATCCACAGAGATATTAAGGCCGCTAACATTTTGCTCACTCAAGATTTTGAGCCTCAG ATTTGTGATTTCGGGCTTGCAAAGTGGCTGCCAAAGCAATGGACTCATCATATAGTATCAAAATTTGAAGGCACATTTGG CTACTTACCTCCGGAGTATTTATCACATGGTATAGTAGATGAAAAAACTGATGTTTTTGCATTTGGAGTTGTCCTATTGGAGCTTGTTACTGGACGTCGTGCTCTTGATTACTCTCAGCAAAGTCTTGTTTTGTGG GCAAAGCCGTTGCTGAAGAAGAACAATGTGAGAGAACTTGTTGATCCTTTTACAATAAATTATAATTCACGGCAGATGAATCTTGTTCTTCTTGCTGCTTCTTTATGCATACAGCAATCCTCAATTCGGAGACCTTGTATGAGTCAG GTGGTTCAGATCTTGACTGGAGACCTGAGCTGCATGAGAGGGACCAgaaaaattcaaatacctttcctTCGAAGAGCTTTTCGTGAAGAGTTATTTAGAGCGGAGCAGCCAAGGTTGAGAGATATTCTTATGGAACATCCATAG
- the LOC103491644 gene encoding L-ascorbate oxidase homolog: protein MMATMMFTVLLCLSAATMSMVRGEDPYFFFTWNVTYGTISPLGVPQQGILINGQFPGPNINSTSNNNIVVNVFNNLNEPFLLHWSGIQHRKNSWQDGLLGTNCPIPPGANFTYHFQVKDQIGSFFYYPSIAMHRAAGGFGGLRINSRLLIPVPYADPEDDYTVLIGDWYTKSHTTLKQILDNGHRSIARPEGVLINGKTAKGDGTDEPLFTMKPGKTYKYRVCNVGLKTSLNFRFQGHTMKLVEMEGSHTVQNDYQSLDVHVGQCFSVLVTANQEPKDYYMVASTRFIKNVIIGKGIIRYTNGKGPASPEIPKAPMGWAWSLNQFRTFRWNLTASAARPNPQGSYHYGSINITRTIKLFNSATKVDGKLRYAINGVSHIDPETPLKLAEYFGIADKVFKYDIISDEGPTEGATAVTIAPNVVNATFRNFIEIIFENHEKSLQSWHLDGYSFFAVAIEPGRWSPEKRSNYNLLDAVSRHTIQVFPNSWAAILLTFDNAGMWNLRSELTENRYLGQQLYMSVLSPARSLRDEYNIPDHTLLCGLVKGMPLPKPYTI from the exons ATGATGGCTACAATGATGTTTACTGTATTGCTTTGCCTTTCGGCTGCAACAATGTCGATGGTTCGAGGTGAAGACCCATATTTCTTCTTCACATGGAACGTCACTTATGGCACCATCTCTCCCTTGGGTGTTCCCCAACAAGGCATTCTCATCAACGGCCAATTCCCCGGACCCAATATCAACTCCACATCCAACAATAACATAGTTGTTAACGTCTTCAACAACCTCAACGAACCCTTTCTTCTACATTG GAGCGGTATTCAACACCGGAAAAACTCATGGCAAGATGGACTACTTGGAACCAATTGCCCAATCCCACCGGGAGCAAACTTCACCTACCATTTCCAAGTTAAGGACCAAATTGGAAGTTTCTTCTACTATCCATCAATTGCCATGCACAGGGCAGCCGGAGGCTTTGGTGGCCTCCGTATCAATAGTCGTTTACTCATTCCTGTTCCCTATGCTGACCCTGAAGATGATTACACTGTCCTTATTGGTGATTGGTACACCAAGAGCCACACCACTCTTAAGCAGATCTTGGACAATGGTCATCGCTCCATTGCTAGACCTGAGGGTGTCCTAATTAATGGGAAAACTGCAAAAGGTGATGGAACCGATGAGCCACTCTTCACCATGAAGCCTGGAAAAACTTACAAGTATCGAGTTTGCAACGTGGGACTAAAGACATCTCTCAACTTTAGATTTCAAGGACACACCATGAAGTTGGTGGAGATGGAGGGGTCTCATACCGTGCAAAACGATTACCAATCACTTGATGTCCATGTTGGACAATGCTTTTCAGTGCTAGTCACAGCCAACCAAGAGCCCAAAGATTATTACATGGTTGCATCAACCAGGTTCATTAAGAATGTTATTATTGGTAAAGGAATTATTAGATACACCAATGGCAAAGGTCCTGCGTCTCCAGAAATCCCTAAGGCACCCATGGGCTGGGCTTGGTCCCTCAATCAATTTCGTACCTTCCGTTGGAACCTAACTGCTAGTGCTGCAAGGCCTAATCCTCAAGGTTCTTACCATTATGGTTCCATCAACATTACTCGAACCATCAAGCTATTCAATTCAGCTACTAAGGTGGACGGTAAGCTGCGATATGCCATCAATGGTGTCTCTCATATTGATCCTGAAACTCCACTAAAGCTTGCAGAGTACTTTGGAATCGCTGACAAGGTCTTCAAGTACGATATCATATCTGATGAAGGGCCAACAGAAGGTGCAACTGCCGTAACTATTGCTCCTAATGTTGTTAATGCAACCTTTCGCAACTTCATAGAGATCATTTTTGAGAATCATGAAAAGAGCCTCCAGTCATGGCATTTGGATGGCTACTCTTTCTTCGCTGTTGC CATTGAGCCTGGGAGATGGTCTCCAGAGAAACGATCAAACTACAATCTTCTAGATGCTGTGAGCAGGCATACAATCCAAGTATTTCCTAATTCATGGGCAGCCATTCTTCTCACATTTGACAATGCTGGAATGTGGAATTTAAGATCTGAGTTGACAGAAAATCGTTACTTGGGACAACAACTTTATATGAGTGTTCTTTCACCCGCTCGCTCCCTTAGAGATGAGTACAACATCCCAGACCACACTTTACTCTGCGGTTTGGTGAAGGGCATGCCATTACCCAAGCCCTATACCATTTGA